The DNA sequence GGCTTCCCTTTTGGCATCGCGAAGATTTCCGGTGGGCAGATACCAATCTCTCGGATAGATATTTCCATATGACGTCAGAAGCAACGAAAAACCGGGGTTCACACGGCGGTGCTGAAAAGCATCATCCAACAAAATGATATCGGGCTTTATTTCTTGTTCCAATAATGAAATACCTCTTCTTCTATCAGCGTCAACGGCAACGGTCACCATAGGAAACTTCTTGAACATCTGATAGGGCTCATCGCCCAAATCTTCGACCGTTGAATCGGCCTGTGCTATCAAAAAGCCTTTTGATTTTCGTTTATAACCCCTGCTCAGTACCGCCAACCGATACTCATTTTTGAGCATCTCGATCAAATATTCGGTCATTGGAGTCTTTCCAGAACCTCCCACGCCCAAATTTCCTATACAAATAGTGGGCGTTTCAAAAGACCTCGATTTGAAAACACCGATATCATAAAGGTAATTGCGCAGATGAACGACCGCCGCATAGAGGAGCGACAGGGGAAAAGCTATGACCCTAAGTAAATACATCAGGGCGAAATTATAATATTTTATCTTTAAAGCCTGTTCAGGAATTTGTGATTGGAATTTTTATTGGTCATTTTTGATACATTATGAGGCAAAATTTTAAGGCGTGGCCTTAGCTACGGTTTAAAATTTTGACAGGGCCGAGAGAAAAGGCCAACGATTTGGCTTTTGAAAGAGGAGCCAGATGATGCATTGGCCGCGCAAACCTGCCCGCCGGGCAGGCGGGAAGAGGCACAAAAAAACAATTGATAAATTCAAGAACAGGCTCTTAGCGCCCAATACAAATAAAATGAAGGTCAAGGATATCATTCAAAACTTAGAGCAACTGGCCCCATTGCACTACACCGAAGGTTTTGACAATACAGGTCTTTTGGTTGGCAACCTGCAACAAGAAGTAACGGGTGTTCTGGTTACCCATGATACACTCGAAATTGTGATTGACGAGGCAATTGAGAAGAAATG is a window from the Muricauda sp. SCSIO 65647 genome containing:
- the lpxK gene encoding tetraacyldisaccharide 4'-kinase — translated: MYLLRVIAFPLSLLYAAVVHLRNYLYDIGVFKSRSFETPTICIGNLGVGGSGKTPMTEYLIEMLKNEYRLAVLSRGYKRKSKGFLIAQADSTVEDLGDEPYQMFKKFPMVTVAVDADRRRGISLLEQEIKPDIILLDDAFQHRRVNPGFSLLLTSYGNIYPRDWYLPTGNLRDAKREAKRANIIIVTKCPRELDESERESIIDALRPKPHQKILFCGLAYDPQLKGSKNPIDLTALKDKTVALVTGIANPDPLVNYLKDQNVQFRHLRYADHHFFSNNEVDTFKTYEVVLTTEKDHTRLEEKLENLYYLEVRHHFSEQDALVLKNDIERYLKLCRQSLT